DNA sequence from the Halococcus salsus genome:
GGCGACCACCAGACCCAGCACTTGGGAGACGACGCTCTCGACAACCATCTCGCGGTCGTCGATCACCGCGCCCACGGCGGCCGAGAGCGACGAGCCCGCGAACGGCGCGACCACCATCGCGCCGACGATCACGATCGCGGAATCGAGGAGGAGGCCCGCGACCGCGACGACCGCGCTCAGTGCCGCGAACGCGATGTAGGTCGGGCGGTCCGGCTGGAGGTCGGCCGCGCGCTCGCGGATCTCCGAATAGGAGACCCCCGAATCGCCCTTCGGCCCCGCGACGAACCGGTCCGCGAGGTCGTCGACATCCTGGGTCGTCGACCCCCGCGTCTCGACCTCGGTGACGACGGTGTGAGCGTCCTCGGGTAGCCCCGCGTCGTAGAGCAGGTCGAGGACCGGTTCGACCCCACCGCCGGGCACCGGGACGTCGAGCATCACCGCACCGCGACCGCTCACCTCCTCGGTGAGGTGATAATCGATGTCCTCGTCGGTCAGCGCGGTCGTGACCGCCGACCGCGACTCGCCCGGCACTCGGGTCCGTATCTGTCGCACGCTCTGGGGTCGAAAGCGACCGAGATGAAGGTTCTGGTCGGTCCACGAAACGCACCGAATCGGTTCGGGGCGCGTGGCCGGTCAGTCCGACGACTCGGCGTCGCTGCCCATGATGGCGTTCGATCGGAGGTCGTCCTCGATGTCCTCGAGCGAACGACCCATCGTCTCGGGCACGCGGAGGTAGATGTAGACGAAGCCGAGCACCCCGAAGACCCCGAGGGCCCAGAACGAGACCGTCTGGCCGAAGCGCTCGATCAGCGAGAGGAAGGTGAGCGAGACGATGAGGTTCGCCGACCAGTTGAAGAAGGTCGTGATCCCCTCGGCGGTCCCGCGGACGCGGAGCGGGAAGATCTCGGAGGTCAGCAGCCAGAACACCGGTCCGAGGCCGAGCGCGAAGAAGGCGACGTAGAGGATCATGCTGCCGAGCGTGAAGTAGCCCACGACGCCCGAGAGACCGGGGAGGTAGAAGCCGAGGCCGAGCGCGCCGAGCATCACCGTCATACCGCCGACGCTGACGAGCAGGAGGGGCCGCCGGCCGATCCGGTCGGCGTAGTAGACCGCGACGATCGTGAGCGCGACGTTGACGATACCGATGCCGATCGTCCCGAACAGCGACGCGGCCGAGCCGAGACCGATGTTCTGGAGGATCGTCGGGGCGTAGTAGAGCACGGTGTTGATCCCGGTGACCTGCTGGAGCACCGCGAGCGCGACCCCGACGGTGAGCGCGGGCCGGATCCACGGTTCGAGGACGTCCCGCCAGCTCCCCTGGGACTCGCGCTCGCTGATCTCCTCCATCCGTTCGATCTCGCTCTCGAAGTCCGCCTCGTTCCGGATACGCGAGAGCACGTCACGGGCTTCGTCGTGCCGGTCGTGTTCGACCAGCCACCGCGGGCTCTCGGGCAGGAAGAACATCGTGACCCCGAGGATCACCGCGGGCACCGCGGCGAACCCGAGCATCCAGCGCCACCCGATGACCCCGAGCAGCGACGGCGCGAAGATCGCGTTCACGATGTACGCCACGAGGATCCCGACCACGATCATCAGCTGCTGGAGGAAGCCGAGCGTGCCCCGGATGTCCTCGGGCGCGGTCTCGGAGATGTAGAGCGGCCCGATCAGCGACGCGATCCCGACCGCGACGCCGAGCACGATCCGCCAGCCGATCAGCCACTCGACCGACGGCGAGGCCGCGAGCCCGAGCGCCGCGACGAAGAAGATCACCGCGCCGACGAGCGTCATCCGACGGCGACCGAGCCGGTCGGCCAACCGTCCGCCGGTCGCCGCACCGATCATCGCGCCGACGAGGACGCTCACGGTGACCACCTCCTGGAGGAACGTCGAGAGCGTGAACGATTCCTGGATGTAGGGCAGGGCCCCCGCTATCACGCCGGTGTCGAACCCGAACAGCAGGCCATTGAGCGCACCGACGAACGCCATGACGTAGACGAACCGGGGGTGCTCCCGGTCGGCGTTCGCCAGCCTGTCGAGGAAACTCATCGTCCACCGCCGGCCGCACGGCGACCGTGCGTTCGTCGTTTCGCCACAAAACACCGACCGTCGCCGATACTGACTACGGGAGGTCTCTCCACACACTGCCTAACCGGTTCGTCAATGTGTAGGTTGCGCTCTCTTCAAAACGATCGATAATTCGGTTCGATCACCGCTTCGAGAACACGAGCGCCCGTTGGCTGTCGGTAGGCCCGGCGTTCAGCGGACCGCCGCCGCGGCGTCGCCCATGACATCGACCGCTTCCTTGATCTCCTCGACGTCCGTCGCGTAGGAGATCCGGGCGTAGCCCGCGCCGCGCTCGCCGAACGCGTCGCCGGGAACCACGACCACGTCGCGCGCGAGGCACTCGTCGACCCAGCCCTCGGGGACCTTCGGCATCGCGTAGAACGCGCCCTCGGGGGTCGGGGTTTCGAGGCCGGCGTCGGCGAGCCCATCCAGCAAAACGTCGCGGCGCTCCTCGAAGGCGTCGACCATCTCGTGGACGCGGTCCTGGGGGCCCGAGATGGCGGCCTCGGCGGCGTACTGCGCCGGCGCGGAGGCACAGGCCTGGACGTACTGGTGGACCCGGAGCATCCGGTCGGCGCGGCGCTCGGAGGCCGCGACCCAGCCCAGCCGCCAGCCGGTCATCGAGTAGGTCTTCGAGCAGGCGTTCACGACGACCACGTTGTCCGTCTCGGCGAACTCCATCGGGCTGTGGTGTTCGCCCTCGAAGACGATGTGCTCGTAGACCTCGTCGGAGATACAGAGCACGTCGTGTTCGTCGGCGATGCGGGCGAACTCGCGCATGTCCTCCTCGGATTGGACGGCACCGGTGGGGTTCGCGGGCGAGCAGACCACGAAGGCTGCGGTGTCGTCGGTGATGGCCGCCTCGACCGCTTCGGGACTCATCGTGAGGTCCTCACGGAGGCCGACGGGGTTCGGGACGCCACCCGCGAGGTGGGTCAGTGCGGCGTAGGAGACGAAACCGGGGTCGGGGATGATGACCTCCTCGCCGGCGCTGACGTGGGCTTCGATGGCGAGGTGGAGCGCCTCGCTCCCGCCCGCGGTCGCGATGACGTTCTCGGCTGGGACGTCGATCCCGTTGTCGCGGTCGTGTTTGTCGGCGATCGCCTCCCGGAGCGGTCGGACGCCGGGGTTCGATGTGTAGCCGTCGGCGGCTCCCGATTCGATGGCCGCGATGGCGGCCTCGCGGGCGTTCTCGGGTGCGGGGAAGTCTGGCTGGCCGAGGCCGAGGTTGATGGCGTCGCCGCCCGCCGCCTCGAACACCTCGCGAATGCCGCTGATGGCGATCCGTTCGACGCGGTCGGAGAAGTCGGTCATGGTTCTACAGGACGGCCGCGCGGCGATAACTGTTGATGTTCGTCGTCACTCCAGGTCGTCGCGGAGCGCGTCGACGTGGGCTTCGAGGACCGCGAGCGCGTCGTCGGGGTCGGTGTAGCCGTTCTCGTAGTCCGCGAACACGGCGTCGGCCTTGTCGAGGAACGTCTCGACGGCTTCGGTGTCTGCCATATCGCCCCCAGCCCCTGCCGACGGTTATACTCGGTGTCTCGGATAGCGGCCGCTGTGCGGCCGGTGCGGCCGCGGTTGCGGTGCGGGCCTGGTGTCTCGGCGAGCGGGAGCGAGCCGAGGCTCAGGGGAGCGGTGCTCTCCTGGTGGATGAAGGGCGAGCGCCCGGCTCACGGGTCGTTCCTCCCCGTTCGCATCGAGGTGCGTCGCTTCGCTCGCACCTCGCACCCGAGGGCTTCGGCGGTGTGGTTGCGGTTGCTGTGCGAAGCGGTCGCGGAACGTGATAGCGTCCACACGAGCGAAGCGAGTGTGGTTCACCGCGAGTGACCGAAGGGAGCGAGCGGCAGTTTTTAGTCCAGGTTTTTGCAGGGGGTTCGACGGAGCGCCGGAGGCGCGACGGAGGACCCCCTGTAAAAAAGTGGGTCCGAAAGCTCTAATCGGGTCCCGTCCGAGGATGGCGCATGGCCGACGACGAGGCGGACGAGGAAGAAGAAAACGAGCCGGTCGTCGAGCTCGGCGAGGGAAACGCCGTCGAGGGTGCACCGCTCGCGCGGGTCGCCGCGCGGCTCACGTGGGGTATCTCCCGGTCGGACCTCGAACGCCGAGTGGGCGACATCGAGATCCGAACCCCGGACGGCCCCCGAACGGTGAGCGACGCCCTGAGCGACGTCGACATCACCTACTTCGAGCGCCGCCAGGAGTTCGAAGCCAGCGTGCGCGAGGCGGTCGGAACCGGGCCCGTGCCGACGGCGGACGACGACTCGTAGGGTACCGACCCCAGCCAGCAGCTGCGCGGGCAGAGCCGTCGTCCGTTCGTTTGAGAAGACGACCGTTGAATCCCCAGCGGGATCCGTTCGTTGACTACCTTCCTTTAGCCGACCAGCAGCTGTAGCACGGTGGCTCCCTGCGCACCGTAGCTGAACGCGAGGTAGGCGATCCCGAAGAGCGTGGCGTTGTAGGCCCCGTGGATGAGTATCGGGACGAGGAGGTTGTTCGTGCGTTCGTAGGTCGCGCCGAAGACGAGTGCGGGGACGAACAGAACCGCGACGGTGACCATGAGCGCCCGCACGGACCCGCTCAGTGCGAGGATGTGGACCGGTGCGAAGCTCGCGCTCGAAAGCACGACCGACCCGACCGGGCCGAACGATTCGCGGAGGCGTCCCTGGACGGCACCGCGGAACAGCAGTTCCTCGCCGGGCGCGATCAGGAGGAAGGCGAGCGGGATGAGCCACAGCAGGGTTCCCGGGTCTTGGAGGGCGGCCTGGTCGGTCCGTTCGGCCATCGGCGCGCCGACCGCGACGGCGGCGAACAACAGCGTGAAGACCAACAGGAGGACGAGGAAGTAGCCACCGACGGTCCAGGCCATATCGCGGAGCGTCGGCGTTCTGGTTCGAACGAACGAACCGAACCGGACGCCCCGAAGCCGGAGGTACGCGAGCGTGGT
Encoded proteins:
- a CDS encoding CPBP family intramembrane glutamic endopeptidase, producing MVTTAGLLGRLRAIVVAVLVIVAGFILGGILSLAVLLGLPALGVRLSLTAETVLGLVVLQGIAFPLTTLAYLRLRGVRFGSFVRTRTPTLRDMAWTVGGYFLVLLLVFTLLFAAVAVGAPMAERTDQAALQDPGTLLWLIPLAFLLIAPGEELLFRGAVQGRLRESFGPVGSVVLSSASFAPVHILALSGSVRALMVTVAVLFVPALVFGATYERTNNLLVPILIHGAYNATLFGIAYLAFSYGAQGATVLQLLVG
- a CDS encoding DUF5789 family protein, translating into MADDEADEEEENEPVVELGEGNAVEGAPLARVAARLTWGISRSDLERRVGDIEIRTPDGPRTVSDALSDVDITYFERRQEFEASVREAVGTGPVPTADDDS
- a CDS encoding pyridoxal phosphate-dependent aminotransferase; this translates as MTDFSDRVERIAISGIREVFEAAGGDAINLGLGQPDFPAPENAREAAIAAIESGAADGYTSNPGVRPLREAIADKHDRDNGIDVPAENVIATAGGSEALHLAIEAHVSAGEEVIIPDPGFVSYAALTHLAGGVPNPVGLREDLTMSPEAVEAAITDDTAAFVVCSPANPTGAVQSEEDMREFARIADEHDVLCISDEVYEHIVFEGEHHSPMEFAETDNVVVVNACSKTYSMTGWRLGWVAASERRADRMLRVHQYVQACASAPAQYAAEAAISGPQDRVHEMVDAFEERRDVLLDGLADAGLETPTPEGAFYAMPKVPEGWVDECLARDVVVVPGDAFGERGAGYARISYATDVEEIKEAVDVMGDAAAAVR
- a CDS encoding sugar porter family MFS transporter, producing the protein MSFLDRLANADREHPRFVYVMAFVGALNGLLFGFDTGVIAGALPYIQESFTLSTFLQEVVTVSVLVGAMIGAATGGRLADRLGRRRMTLVGAVIFFVAALGLAASPSVEWLIGWRIVLGVAVGIASLIGPLYISETAPEDIRGTLGFLQQLMIVVGILVAYIVNAIFAPSLLGVIGWRWMLGFAAVPAVILGVTMFFLPESPRWLVEHDRHDEARDVLSRIRNEADFESEIERMEEISERESQGSWRDVLEPWIRPALTVGVALAVLQQVTGINTVLYYAPTILQNIGLGSAASLFGTIGIGIVNVALTIVAVYYADRIGRRPLLLVSVGGMTVMLGALGLGFYLPGLSGVVGYFTLGSMILYVAFFALGLGPVFWLLTSEIFPLRVRGTAEGITTFFNWSANLIVSLTFLSLIERFGQTVSFWALGVFGVLGFVYIYLRVPETMGRSLEDIEDDLRSNAIMGSDAESSD